In one window of Terriglobia bacterium DNA:
- a CDS encoding iron-sulfur cluster biosynthesis family protein, whose amino-acid sequence MIKMTERAAQEVKSIVASKSLPATTFLRVDARTVEGKNQLRLTLKLDTKEPESDDLVESTAGTRLAVDETVAAALGDLNLDYSEESGNFVFERAEPTA is encoded by the coding sequence ATGATCAAAATGACCGAAAGAGCAGCGCAGGAAGTGAAATCGATTGTCGCCAGCAAATCGCTTCCCGCAACAACTTTCCTGCGAGTTGATGCCCGGACCGTGGAAGGCAAAAATCAACTGCGCCTGACCCTGAAACTCGACACCAAAGAGCCGGAATCGGATGACCTGGTAGAATCCACCGCTGGGACGCGGCTGGCCGTCGACGAGACGGTTGCTGCTGCCCTCGGTGACCTGAATCTCGACTACAGCGAGGAATCCGGCAATTTCGTTTTCGAACGCGCCGAACCGACCGCGTAA
- a CDS encoding DUF6782 family putative metallopeptidase: MPGASSQNQQQAPSDLLAQADEVLHKMSEMTGLPIKSPVNKKIVSREEVRKILLHNLHTDYTPKEIHAQEATLRAFGLIPKGFDLESFLVSFYTEQVAGFYDPETKTMYIANWIPADMQGMVLSHELTHALQDQNFDLARYMKAVKSNDDAEAARQAVVEGYATAAMFQTMLDGMPISNLPSLDAMIGPAIRQQMAEFPVFSKAPFFFKLEALFPYIQGASFIVKGLRQADWKTLNELFTSPPSSTKALYQPEVYFKHTELPEVKLPGNTPLGSDPGIKLLDENILGELGCNELLGQFLDEDTATADCAGWMGDRYIVYEDQSGENNPLIARTRWTSAEAALTFFRDYHKILTLKYKEFTPDVHSDSERIIGHTASGQVVLLYAGNEVRWAEGVPSDKLDAVLKWLETLQ; the protein is encoded by the coding sequence GTGCCGGGCGCCAGTTCTCAAAATCAGCAGCAGGCGCCGAGCGATCTGCTGGCCCAGGCCGACGAGGTCCTGCACAAAATGAGCGAGATGACCGGGCTTCCCATCAAGTCGCCCGTGAACAAGAAAATTGTGAGCCGGGAAGAGGTCCGGAAAATCCTGCTCCACAACCTGCACACCGATTACACGCCGAAGGAAATTCATGCGCAGGAAGCCACTCTTCGGGCTTTTGGTCTGATTCCCAAAGGCTTCGACCTGGAAAGCTTCCTGGTCAGCTTTTACACGGAGCAGGTTGCAGGTTTCTACGATCCGGAGACGAAGACGATGTACATCGCCAACTGGATCCCGGCCGACATGCAGGGAATGGTGCTGTCACACGAACTGACCCACGCGCTTCAGGACCAGAATTTCGACCTCGCCCGTTACATGAAAGCCGTCAAGTCCAATGACGATGCTGAAGCCGCCCGCCAGGCAGTGGTGGAAGGATATGCGACCGCCGCCATGTTCCAGACCATGCTGGATGGAATGCCAATCTCAAACCTGCCCAGCCTCGATGCCATGATCGGACCTGCCATACGCCAGCAGATGGCGGAGTTCCCGGTGTTCTCAAAAGCCCCTTTCTTCTTCAAGCTCGAAGCACTCTTTCCCTATATCCAGGGCGCCAGCTTTATTGTGAAAGGCCTCCGCCAGGCTGATTGGAAGACATTAAATGAACTGTTTACTTCCCCGCCCTCTTCCACCAAAGCCCTTTACCAGCCAGAGGTCTATTTCAAACACACAGAACTGCCCGAAGTTAAATTGCCCGGCAACACTCCACTCGGTTCAGACCCTGGGATCAAGCTGCTGGATGAAAACATCCTGGGCGAGCTCGGTTGCAACGAACTGCTGGGACAGTTCCTGGATGAAGACACGGCGACCGCCGACTGCGCCGGCTGGATGGGCGATCGCTATATCGTTTATGAAGATCAGTCAGGTGAAAATAATCCGCTGATTGCAAGAACACGGTGGACGAGCGCGGAAGCCGCCCTGACGTTTTTCCGTGACTACCACAAGATTCTCACTCTAAAATATAAAGAGTTTACTCCGGACGTCCACTCCGATTCGGAACGCATTATCGGCCACACGGCTTCGGGCCAAGTCGTACTGCTCTATGCCGGCAATGAAGTTCGCTGGGCAGAAGGCGTCCCCTCCGACAAATTGGATGCCGTGCTAAAATGGCTGGAGACGCTGCAGTGA